One genomic region from Oncorhynchus gorbuscha isolate QuinsamMale2020 ecotype Even-year linkage group LG13, OgorEven_v1.0, whole genome shotgun sequence encodes:
- the LOC123993978 gene encoding GTPase IMAP family member 8-like — translation MAAHSSTTLGQDPCISKRILLLLGERLSGKSSVGNTILGKTEFDTGIMTTHSSKRKGTVAGRKVTVVDTPGWYVGRSTPGRVAQELGRALSLCSLGPHAILLVVSAIGDFSQGEWRAMEEHLRQIQAPIWKRAIVLLTHGAEIPRGTSAEEHIQGKGKSLLWLVERCGNKFHVLDSHARDKQFQVQLLLEKIDRMVEINSRPREIQERLYNQVRESLRMGGGKQQGEDIEMLVMQDMGTRQNQQVTAVVPIETSKCRPAAFGLVLLGRRCSGKSSAGNTILGRREFGSGKRTVHCVVGQGEVGGRTVVVVDTPGWSLYGLSKPKQVRLEMRGSASLCPYGVVCTFLLAIPVDSFTEKDRCAVEKYLSVLGERVWRSTMVLFTYGDELRGRTIEEHIEKTGESLRGLLAKCSHRYHVLDNNIKGDLTQVVELLQMVEQL, via the exons ATGGCAGCTCACAGTTCAACCACTCTTG GTCAAGACCCATGTATTTCAAAGCGGATCCTGCTTTTActtggagagagactgagtggaaAGAGCTCAGTGGGGAACACCATCTTGGGCAAGACGGAATTTGACACAGGGATAATGACAACTCACAGCTCCAAGAGGAAGGGCACTGTTGCAGGAAGAAAGGTGACTGTGGTGGACACTCCTGGATGGTACGTCGGGAGAAGCACCCCTGGCAGAGTGGCACAGGAGCTGGGGCGAGCCCTGTCCCTCTGTTCCCTGGGTCCCCATGCCATCCTCCTGGTGGTCTCTGCCATAGGGGACTTCAGTCAGGGAGAATGGAGGGCCATGGAGGAGCACCTGAGGCAGATCCAGGCCCCTATCTGGAAGCGAGCTATAGTGCTCCTCACCCACGGAGCTGAGATACCAAGAGGAACCTCCGCTGAGGAACACATCCAAGGGAAGGGCAAGAGTCTCCTGTGGCTTGTGGAGAGGTGTGGGAACAAGTTCCATGTTCTGGACAGCCACGCCAGGGACAAACAGTTTCAGGTCCAATTGCTGTTGGAGAAGATTGATAGGATGGTTGAGATAAATAGTCGTCCAAGGGAAATACAGGAGAGGTTGTacaaccaggtgagagagagcttgaggatgggaggagggaaacAGCAGGGAGAGGACATAGAAATGCTTGTCATGCAGGACATGGGGACAAGGCAGAACCAGCAGGTCACAGCAGTGGTACCCATAG AGACATCTAAATGTAGGCCAGCTGCGTTTGGCCTTGTGCTGCTGGGAAGAAGATGTTCTGGGAAGAGTTCAGCAGGAAATACCATTCTTGGCAGAAGAGAGTTTGGTAGTGGCAAAAGAACAGTCCATTGTGTGGTGGgacagggagaggtgggagggaggacaGTCGTGGTGGTGGACACTCCCGGTTGGAGTCTCTACGGTCTGTCCAAACCGAAGCAGGTCAGACTGGAGATGAGAGGCAGTGCATCCCTGTGCCCCTATGGGGTAGTTTGTACATTCCTCTTGGCCATACCTGTTGACTCCTTCACAGAGAAAGATAGGTGTGCTGTGGAGAAATACCTGAGTGTTTTGGGTGAGAGGGTATGGAGAAGCACCATGGTGCTTTTCACCTATGGTGATGAGTTAAGAGGCAGAACCATTGAGGAGCACATTGAGAAGACTGGAGAGTCCCTCCGTGGGCTGCTGGCGAAGTGTTCTCACAGGTACCATGTCTTAGATAACAATATTAAGGGCGATCTAACCCAGGTTGTCGAGCTGTTGCAGATGGTGGAGCAGTTGTAG